The proteins below come from a single Oncorhynchus keta strain PuntledgeMale-10-30-2019 chromosome 1, Oket_V2, whole genome shotgun sequence genomic window:
- the LOC118394241 gene encoding 60S ribosomal protein L36 encodes MAIRYPMAVGLSKGHPVTKNVTAPKHARRRGRLTKHSKFVRDMIREVCGFAPYERRAMELLKVSKDKRALKFIKKRIGTHIRAKRKREELSNVLAAMRKAAAKKD; translated from the exons ATGGCTATCAGGTATCCTATGGCCGTGGGGCTTAGCAAAGGCCACCCCGTAACCAAGAATGTGACCGCACCCAAACACGCCCGTAGACGAGGG CGTCTGACCAAGCACAGCAAGTTTGTGCGTGACATGATCCGTGAGGTGTGCGGCTTCGCCCCTTACGAGAGGCGCGCCATGGAGTTGCTGAAGGTGTCCAAGGATAAACGTGCCCTCAAGTTCATCAAGAAGAGG ATTGGCACTCACATCCGCGccaagagaaagagggaggagctCAGCAATGTCCTGGCTGCCATGAGGAAGGCTGCTGCCAAGAAGGATTAA